The Euphorbia lathyris chromosome 2, ddEupLath1.1, whole genome shotgun sequence genome includes a window with the following:
- the LOC136219942 gene encoding uncharacterized protein isoform X2 — MPSQKTADESPTSILKIMTSFPVPGGVLISPLQENLLCLKEKEIFSRKIKPVPFLKHGQTSSTLLAKESVSLVGKLSKKSKAPALSSDASGNKEDLPRGSLAPSKHKVVQQATFCVQDEFLTSSAKEKALSQGKKLHRSKSSKNAAGNSLASEVAPPAPNPNPGLTVDNWVCCDSCQKWRLLPYDTLPEHLPKKWLCSMINWLVYTGKEETWLEGNGKGRYQQWHDAVIKLPE, encoded by the exons ATGCCATCACAAAAAACTGCAGATGAATCTCCTACCAGCATTCTTAAG ATAATGACCTCCTTTCCAGTTCCGGGGGGTGTCTTAATATCGCCTCTTCAAGAAAATCTCCTTTGCCTCAAGGAAAAGGAGATATTCTCGAGGAAGATTAAACCTGTCCCATTTCTGAAGCATGGTCAAACCAGTTCTACCTTGTTGGCAAAAGAGTCTGTTTCTTTAGTGGGTAAACTTTCAAAGAAAAGTAAAGCTCCTGCTCTTTCCTCTGATGCATCTGGAAATAAGGAGGATCTTCCACGTGGATCACTTGCTCCTTCAAAACACAAGGTTGTTCAGCAAGCTACATTTTGTGTACAGGATGAATTCTTGACGTCTTCTGCTAAGGAAAAGGCATTATCACAGGGCAAGAAGTTGCATAGGTCCAAGAGTAGCAAAAATGCAGCTGGAAATTCACTTGCTTCTGAAGTGGCACCACCAGCTCCAAACCCAAATCCTGGACTTACAGTGGACAATTGGGTCTGTTGTGACAGTTGTCAGAAATGGCGGTTGTTACCCTATGACACATTGCCTGAGCACCTCCCTAAGAAGTGGCTGTGCAGTATGATTAACTGGCT GGTCTACACAGGCAAAGAAGAAACATGGCTTGAAGGAAATGGCAAAGGAAGGTATCAGCAGTGGCATGATGCGGTCATCAAACTCCCTGAATAA
- the LOC136219942 gene encoding uncharacterized protein isoform X1, translated as MPSQKTADESPTSILKIMTSFPVPGGVLISPLQENLLCLKEKEIFSRKIKPVPFLKHGQTSSTLLAKESVSLVGKLSKKSKAPALSSDASGNKEDLPRGSLAPSKHKVVQQATFCVQDEFLTSSAKEKALSQGKKLHRSKSSKNAAGNSLASEVAPPAPNPNPGLTVDNWVCCDSCQKWRLLPYDTLPEHLPKKWLCSMINWLPGKNRCGISEEETTKALRAVVTYVRRKKKD; from the exons ATGCCATCACAAAAAACTGCAGATGAATCTCCTACCAGCATTCTTAAG ATAATGACCTCCTTTCCAGTTCCGGGGGGTGTCTTAATATCGCCTCTTCAAGAAAATCTCCTTTGCCTCAAGGAAAAGGAGATATTCTCGAGGAAGATTAAACCTGTCCCATTTCTGAAGCATGGTCAAACCAGTTCTACCTTGTTGGCAAAAGAGTCTGTTTCTTTAGTGGGTAAACTTTCAAAGAAAAGTAAAGCTCCTGCTCTTTCCTCTGATGCATCTGGAAATAAGGAGGATCTTCCACGTGGATCACTTGCTCCTTCAAAACACAAGGTTGTTCAGCAAGCTACATTTTGTGTACAGGATGAATTCTTGACGTCTTCTGCTAAGGAAAAGGCATTATCACAGGGCAAGAAGTTGCATAGGTCCAAGAGTAGCAAAAATGCAGCTGGAAATTCACTTGCTTCTGAAGTGGCACCACCAGCTCCAAACCCAAATCCTGGACTTACAGTGGACAATTGGGTCTGTTGTGACAGTTGTCAGAAATGGCGGTTGTTACCCTATGACACATTGCCTGAGCACCTCCCTAAGAAGTGGCTGTGCAGTATGATTAACTGGCT GCCTGGAAAGAACCGGTGTGGCATCAGTGAGGAGGAGACAACAAAAGCTCTCCGTGCTGTTGTCACATATGTccgaagaaagaagaaggactAG
- the LOC136219941 gene encoding uncharacterized protein yields the protein MKNKRESEHYGSGNPKKIKIDLSDKHILKSTECSSSRDVRCDAKERLPVPVKNLCNQSQISSSLNVKKRKLIEWQGDQNGLDSTATGNNSMGKLIKKEEVVKKLKVSSWRSQDHAVDGVNSERRIHKDQPLQKNRGNFTSQQHLDATASSRKDLGLAQLSMKATSSSSKEGEVDLRSHAPLPKRMNNIKRSIPDKPSNKFCKDEKVHVNKSNSGQQKAGDTGPRGNLVPGCDNDIHKRAKC from the coding sequence ATGAAAAACAAGAGGGAGTCTGAGCACTATGGATCTGGGAatcctaaaaaaattaaaatagatcTCTCAGATAAACACATACTAAAATCAACCGAGTGCTCCTCTTCACGGGATGTGAGATGTGATGCGAAGGAAAGATTACCCGTCCCTGTGAAGAATCTCTGCAACCAATCTCAGATTTCATCATCCTTGAATGTGAAGAAAAGAAAATTGATAGAGTGGCAAGGTGATCAGAATGGCCTTGACAGCACTGCCACTGGGAATAACAGCATGgggaaattaatcaaaaagGAGGAGGTGGTAAAGAAACTCAAGGTTTCTTCATGGCGAAGTCAAGATCATGCTGTAGATGGAGTAAATTCTGAAAGGCGTATTCACAAGGACCAGCCACTACagaaaaatagaggaaattttACTTCTCAACAACATTTGGATGCCACAGCTTCATCCAGAAAAGATCTGGGACTTGCACAACTTTCAATGAAAGCCACTTCAAGTTCATCAAAGGAGGGAGAGGTTGACCTTAGATCTCATGCACCCCTGCCTAAAAGGATGAATAATATTAAACGCAGCATTCCTGATAAGCCTAGCAATAAGTTTTGTAAGGATGAGAAGGTTCATGTCAACAAGAGTAATTCTGGACAGCAGAAAGCGGGGGATACTGGTCCTCGGGGGAACCTGGTCCCAGGTTGTGACAACGATATTCATAAAAGGGCAAAATGTTGA